From the genome of Malus sylvestris chromosome 13, drMalSylv7.2, whole genome shotgun sequence:
TTATCTTATGGTGCGTTTACTAAGGGGAGTGGGACAATAGGAAGGACAATGATTGTTTGCACTCCCACTTTCGGTACTCTCTTGtgcctcctgttttgtgtggtcacagttaagtcacgtcaatattttatattgtttttttataaaaataataagacaaaaatgaatagtaatataaaatgttgacgtggtttaatcgtgaccacacaaacagaagggcatgggacggcagacaatccttatccaTGTGAATTGCACTCCTCCCAGGTTATTCAAGTGTTTACCAACACTTGAGGGAATGAAATGCATGTGGGACCCATCTAATATGGGgaatcagactcccaacataccCGGCATCAATCTCTCGAACAATAGATGGGATTTGAATTCCGGGAGAAAGTCTCTATCTGGAATCTCTTTTTTCTACCCAAAATACCCTTACCTCGTCTCCCTTCCACCTCTTTCTCTGCTTCTTTGTCTCTGCGGGCACGGGCAGTGACCAATatcaaaggagaagaaaatcagagggaaagaagaagaagaagatggagaaaagaGATGTAGAAGCTGAAAAGAATTGCAGAATGGGATGCGGTGTGGTCTTCacgagaaagaaaaaacaattggCGGATGGGGAAGAAGAATCAGAagagaacaagaagaagaatcataaggaagcaagaagaagaatggGAGACTGAAAAGAGTTGGGCTGGCCGAAAAGAATTGGGCGATGGGGTGCAATTTGGGCTTTcaggagaaagaaaaataattgaggGATGGAGAAGCGAGCAAGGAGGGCTCTCAATTGGTTTTTTTAATATCAACTACACAAATATCTTTttgacatttaaaaaaaaaaatgataaattgtACAAATTCTTTGTAAAGCATTTTtctcaaagtttttttttaaaaaaaaaaaatttataaaaaatataaaaaactatATACTTGGAATATGAATAATTTAGTAATTACATTAGTTTTCACTCCGATTCATGTATTTAAGTAAAAAacttatataaataaatatgattTCTACTCCGATTTCAAGAAATTTTAGTAAACAATTTCAATAGAAATCTGATTATGACTCCACCCTATTTCAATTCCTCTTTAATCTAATTCattatcaattcaattcctctcatTTTGATTAGACGAGATTCCACGAGTACTGTAAGTTTAAAAATGTAAACCAGTAAATGCCAAAATGCCAATTTTCCAAACGATGCCGTTTTTTATTCGCCACCGAGTCTCTCTCAGATTTTTCCTTATCCAGGAACATTTCTGGACTTCTCCAGAACGGTCAGCTTCTgaatgtgtcttcctccttCCATCTTGTTCCAGAAATGTCTACACTTTCCTTTAAATATTGGAAAACCTGGATGCTCTCCTCAAGTTTTATTTCAATCACTTCACTTTCTTATCTAGATTTCTTACCTACCAAATAGATCCCCACAACTCCATTAATATACTGACCAATAAACGAAACCCAACATTTGAGAGTACCAAAATGGCTCAGGCCGTATCCAATGTCAGCCCCTTTTTCCCACTGTCATCTGTGAAAACCAGAAATGTGCGATACCCtgttttctcaaaacaaattaatGGTGGCGGATGTTTTAGCCACATTAGTAAGAACAGCCTTAAGGCCATGGCAGGCGATGCAAGAGACAACCTTGACCACATGCAGAGGGCCACCAAGCTCCAACAACAGCAGGCCCAGCCTAGAAAGAGAGCTGCCCCAGCGCCGCCCATCGGTAAGTTCGAATTCCCACTAAAAAGTTTTAACTTTGAAGCTTTAGGACTGCTTTGGTTGTTCGTAAGCGCTTCTGCTAGTAGTGTTTTCATTGGAAACGCGTTGAAAGTGTCTGTCAGGGAACTTGAGTCAAATTCTTTTTGGTGACCCTTTTACTCTTTCAGAAACACGGTCTCAAACATGTCCTAGAATTGAATAGTTtaagaaacaaaattgaaatttggCAGGGTTGTGGGACCGGTTTCCAACGGCCAAGACGGTGCAGCAGATGATGGAGACGATGGAGGGTCTGATGGACGACCCGTTTGCCTACTCCGGCGGGTACAGGACGCCAGTCCCGAGCGAGACGGGCGGGTACAGCAGGGGAAGGGCGCCGTGGGAGATCAAAGAAGGTGAGGATGCTTACAAGGTGAGATTCGACATGCCCGGGATGACAAAAGAGGACGTCAAGGTGTGGGTGGAGGAGAAAATGCTGGTTGTGAAGGCCGAGAAGGCGGTCAAGAAGACGGAAAATGGGGCGGTGGTGGAAGAAAACGGGGAGGAGTGGTCAGCCAAGAGCTATGGGAGGTACAGCAGTAGAATAGCGTTGCCGGAGAATATTCAGTTTGAGAAGATTAAGGCTGAGGTTAAAGATGGGGTCTTGTACATTACCATTCCAAAGGCGTCCATGACTTCCAAGATTTTGGACATCAACGTTTGTTGAGTGATGTCATGGCCTCTTTCTTTTCGTTGTTCAAAGGCTTCCATGACTTTCCGGTAATTGAGATCACTTGTTCATAGGGATTTTGAGTATTTCCAATATGGTGCATGCTTTTCCAGTTAAATGACCTCGAACTTCTTGAACCTGAAACAAAGACGGAAACAAAGCCTAAGCATATTGCATTCCTTCAAATGATGTCATGTGACCGAAGAATTTCTTAGAACTAAGACAAGACTGAACCTGTCCACTCACTGCTCTTTGTGAAATCAGTACCAACAAGCAGACTAGACGACTGTATTGGAAGACTCTGAAGTTCTGCGACGCGTTTTGTTCATTTTACAACCATGGAATCTGAAACTAAATTAAAATCCAGAAAACTAATTCTACATAATAAAACTAGATGCAACTGGAGAAATCGTATGTActtaaaaaatcatcaatattCGGAAATTATAAGAGCAGCAAAGCAAAGAAATTGACCTAAAAGGGAGAACCTTTAGAAATGGtttcacctatcctttcaccgcTAGGTCATGAAAAAACTGTTGTCCACTTGTCCCGATGCCAGAGGAGGTTGTTACAGTACTTGATGTGAGGAAAgaagatcatcatcatcatcatcataagtTTCAAAATTGACAATGTTTTATAACAAGCAAAAGCTcaagtttgaaaatttaaaatttttttttaatttttttgtaggcTAAAATGTCAAAATAATCCTTGTGTTTACATGTTTGATTAATTTAGTCCTCGTGTTTTCAATCTGGTTGATTTAGTCCTTATGTTTTAAACCGTTACCCAATTTGATCAATTTCGTTAATTTACTGTTaaatatttcattttaaattattaaaaagccTATTTATTTAAGGAATATGAAAACTCaatgtaaaactaaaaaataaagtaaaacaaaagttCAGATTAAAAACTCAAGGCAACATCTCCAACCACGAACGTGCAGTGGGGGAGGGAGATCCACAGGAGGAGAAGGGGTGTAGATCGATGCTACGAAGGTGGTGGACGCGGAGATGACTCATATTAGGGTCGTATGGGATTAACACTGGTGCATGGGAGTGGAGAGCAACAAACGTCGATGTATCGTTAGAGAAATGACGCAGAATTGGATGGCAGGTCGGAGACCGTGGGGGTCAAATTTTTTCAGAGAGAGATAGGATGGTTGGTTATGGGGCTATCCATGGTGGTTGCTttgattttcttaattttattatttatttttatttttattttttatttttatcaatttgAAACATGTTTGTAACGTTGGTAATTGGATGGAAAAAGGAGCACATTGACTAACCGAGTTAAACACAGGGTTTAAATTGACAGAATTGAAAACACAGGGACTATGTTGGTCGGAAGGCTAAAACACAAGGATCATTTGAACATTTAAGTGCTCTTTTATTACAAACAATACTATGTACTAAACTACATTAAGGAAAATGGAGAGTTTGAACTCAAAGTAAATTAAATAGGAAGACACTAGCAATCTACCACTTGCATCTTAATATGCGTTTTAGCCCGCAATTAGGTACTTTTACGTGTATAAGCGCGAATTTCCAAAGAACCAACTTGTTGCGAGTACTTTTACTTATGAATACGAGATATAAGTGTGGAATAGGCTAAATAAATTTATACTGGCAAAGACATAATTCTGTTTAATTGACAGAGAGATCTATGACCAAAACCCTGTGTCAGCTCTTTACCCTGTTGGAAGGAACCATTAATTAGGCATGTAAAGTGATAGGTAATCGTTGTTTTCGCTACGTGAGAGGGAATGGGACTGATGCGGGAAGCCTTAGGTTCGAATGTTGCCTGACAATAACAAGAAAGCCTTTCGACAACTACAGTTGAGAAACCAAAAACTTATCAAATGTATCGTGTGCATATGACTCACTTTCCCTGTTCTTCGGTTTTTCCTTCTGATTCTTGAGACTCGGATAAGTTTAGCGTCGTCAGCTTGCCAAACGATTCCTTTGCATCCCCAAAAAAATCCTTCACCTTGTCAAATGTCGTTTTGAGCTTGTCTTTTGTTGGTAGCTGAAAATTGAGTTCAGAAGCAAACGATATTAAAGCAAAAGGTAATCAAACAAGAAGATTTGATTTCAACTGTAGTGTATGTATAGATACCACCAAATTTCCTATCAGAAGAAACGAAGCCCTCTAGTTCAGGCCATGAAGCTTGTGCCGACTGAATGTCTAATACGGTAATACCTTATAATCTCATGACAAAGACGATGGAGTAGGCGAATTACCTCAATTACATCCGAGGTAGAAAGTGCTGCTCTCATATTACCGTTTTCCTACACGATTGCCACAGAACAGACTTAGGCACTGAACAGTTTTAAGCATTTTAGTGGTGGTGAGAAAAGAATAAAATCATCTACAAATGAGCTTTTACTTAATGTAGAGGTTATAAGAGCATTACGACAATTTTGTAGCCATATCTAAAATCAGTAGCTGACCGCAAAACTCGGTACTGCTTAAATGCTGTCTTCTGTATTTCCTTCTCATCCTGTTGAAATAAAAACGAAACAAGAATTTATACAATTGAGAATATGAAGCCACTTGCGAAAAATGTTTAATCACCATACAAAACGCATTTGGTTACTAAACGTAAAAGCAGAACATCAAGCAACGAGAGAATAAAGCTGCTCGAAAAATGTTTAACCACCATACAATTCGCATTTGGTTACTAAAAAAGCAGATCATGTCCCTAACCCGCAATTAATCAACAATGTTGGACCATCTCCACCACAAGGATTAATCAACATGTCCCTAACCCTCGATTAATAAACATATACCTAAACCGCAATTAATTAACATTTCTGTGTCTATACAGATTACAGAGAAGCATCcgagcttgtctgtaatctgtATGGACACAGAAATGTTGGACTCTCTTGACATGAACACAAAAACAGCTTGTTTAATAAGCCGCAACAAGCATGGACAATGTAAATTTTGATTGAGCAAGTAACAAATTATATGCAACTAATTCAATAACAAAGAACAAAACTCACTCTGTAAATAACTGCAGCAAGATTTCTAGCAAGTGTAtctttgtatatatatttcccCAGAAAGTTATCTTTTGCGGCAATCATGATTTTAGCCGTTGTACCACCTGATATCACACTAAGTGGGTACCATAGGTAAACCTGTCCAAGCAACAAACATGTGAATTAAAAGAAACAGAGGAGAGAGAGCCAGGGGGAGAcaggggggggggagagagaacAAACATTGGCCATTCGGATAAAGACGACGAAGCGAGGGTTGCCGTCGTCTTCAATCTTGGGCATGGCAGGAGGCGGAGGCCTCTTGGGTTGAAACTGGCGGGCCATCATTCCCCTTTTGCCCTTTGATTCAACCACCAGCGCGCGGCGGACCTGCCTTTGCTCAGCCGCTTTCTGGGTCGTCGTCTTTGTGGAAACCAATGAGTGCCTGACCAGACCATCTTCGTGGGTCCTCGAGCTCGACAATGGAAGCCGAACCGCTGCGTTTAGAGACAAACCCACCTCCATTTTTcacttgggtttttgcagagTCCTGGATTTCTCAGTGTGTGTGAGCGAGAAAAGGAAGCCGTCGGCGTTGGGACTATCCGAGGAGGGACTCTTATCCACACGTCGTTATTTTGTCCGAGGGAATGGAATTTTTGGTGAGGTCTAGAGAGACCAGAGAGCAGCTTGGAATGGGAACTGTTACTCGCCAGCCATACACGTGGCAGATCACGATGGAGCTGCTGATGGCTATGTATTGTTGGCCGTTTATTTTGCCACGATGGTCCATTGAATACATGTGTTTGCGTCATAGCCTCAAACATTCATCTCACACTTATAATAAATGACTTCTTTGGTACATGGTGTTTATGttcaataatataatattatgttttttaacttttatcATTCAAGAAAGTTAAATTTAAAATAGATTACATATTAATTATAGTTCCTTAATGTATCTTTAGTTCAAAATAATCAATGTgcattttatataaatttattaataaacaaattttaatttaaacttttgaccaaaaaaagttttttttttaatttattaattttatttaacattcttcaaacttgaaagactcaattaatgtacttaaatgttagtaccgaaatgtattatattgaactaatgtatttaaatgttagtaccgaaatgtatgtactaaaatatatgcaccgaaatgtattatattaaattaatatacctaaatgtgtgtactgaaatgtatgcaccgaaatgtattatattgaatgtacctaaatgtttgtatcgaaatgtatgtacataaatgtatgcaccaaaatgtattataatgaatttaatatacctaaatAAAGAAGACAAACTACATCGAAAtttattgtataacaaaaattagtttatctaaatgtttacaacaaaatatattacgataaataaaatgagaatgaaaattataatgaaataaaattaatacattaaaattaggaagaacaagataaataattaaaaaatcaaaacgtAATTAATAAATTAGGTTATTAATGCATCTAGAgcctaaaattagattttgatcttactcatgtttttaatctaaaaatcatctttaccaaggattaaaatgaagttttgtaataaattttttatcacaTAGCGTTGCTTTATTAGACCGTAATGTTACACGGTGATGAATAGTTATGTTTAGGctattagaaatttagaattagCCCCCttttccaaaaattaaaaaaaaaaaaaatcactcttactttgaaagaaaaaagaactttTTGCTGTAAAATAGACATGATTAATTCCACAACAAGTATTTAGAGAATCTGACAGTAACATGATAAATTTCAAAAAGGTTATTCTTCTGTTGTTAGGCAAGGTTTTGTTGGAACAGATAACATCATTTCCAGCAAGAAGTTGCAATGATAGGTTTTGATTTCCATCCAAGAACCAAGCAACCCTTGTCTTCAACAACCGTGTAACCCTCACAAGCATTAGTTTCTAGCCATTTCACTGCCTGTGCCATCGTCCTCAAAGGCGCCGGTTGGAACCCCGCACGCCTCATCCTACGGCGCCATTGATCAACCCTTTCGTGTCTCTCCACCCTGGCTGGTCCCTCGCAGCTTACGATGTTCTTAATCTCCTCCCCAAAATAAAACTGCTCCATTTTCACCCTCCTCGTGTCGTACTTGGGCAGCATTGCGTCTAAGGAGTCAAAGATGGCGGAGTAGTTATGCAGTGCCTCCATGAACCTCCCTAGAAAGAAAGGCCCGTTGTGGCTTGTGTCCTGCTCAACCAAGACCATAAGCTTTGGTGACAGCTCGTGAAGTGTTTGTAAAGCTGAGTTCAATGTCCCTCTGCTCTCTTTCACCAAGCAATGAAGTTGAAGAATGCTATTGATGATCAAAATCTCCCCATCAACCAAATGGAAATCTTGGGGCTTAAGGTTCTCCAAGTTGCTCTCCACTTCTGAAAAGTCcaaatttattttcatgctttgaGCATGCAGCTTGAGATCGTCGCCGATTGCTTGAAGGCGTTCGGAAGAGCTACCAACTCCTGTAATGCGAAGGCGGTGCAAGGGTTGTCCTGGACGGTTTGCCAGACGGTCTATTAAGTCGCGCCATTGGTACCCGTGCTGGAGGCCTAGGGTCATGCCTAAGTCTATGACATGGACTGAGCTTCCTCCCTCAAAGGCTTCCAATATTGATGCATTCGCTAGGAAATGACCAAATTGGATCTGTGGGCAGATTTCATAAACAAGGTGTAAAGCCTCGTCCTTCTCTGCTGAAAAAGGCTTTGATTTCACGTTCAGGTCTATTACTCCTCCCGCCCCTAGTGGTTGAACTAGAGCAAGGCGGTCGGCAAGGCCTTGGACAAAGCAGGAAGATACTCGCTGGAATGATGTCCCGAAGGCCTGGGCATTAGCTCTCAGCTCAAAAAGCAATGCTGAGGCATGAGCTTTGTCACGACAAGCCACAGCTTCGGCACAAGCGATAAGTTGTTGGACTAgtttcatttcatcttcacttcctcctccttcctcggATTCATCTTCTTTGTCTCTCATTAAGGTTGCAAAGGCTTCTTCCATGGCCTCTGCTGCCAAATATCTCCGCTTGTGTGCGGATATGTGCTCACGGAATCGGATTGTGGGCAAGCTAGTGAAGCCACTAGTACACATATTGCTGTCACTGCCAGTGTAAAAACTATAGTAATTAGTACCCACTTTGAATCCATAATTGGCATCATGTTCCTGTTTTAGCCTCTTATGATTTCTTGTTTTGTCAACGAATGGAATCACCCAGTTTGCCGAATCGTCCTCCAAAGCCGAAAGAGAAGGGTAGGGAAGGCATGACATGGATGACAGATTGAGATCAAAGCCAATCACCTCATTAGATGTAATCTCACCACAAAACTCAGGTTGCACATAGAGATCGGATGCCATCGTGTAGCTTTCTAATGTATTAGAAGCTTGACCAATCGAGTCTCCTTGCGGGGATATATATACAATGTGTGATATATGTGATGTGTAGGTTGAAGCTACCTTCTTGTACTGACGACGATTACAATGTTACCAAGAATTTAAAATGAGTCTACAAAAGAGTAAAAATTAATAGTCTTACTGCAAGAGATTTGTAACTTAAATGGTAAACTAAAAGGTATTGAGTCTTGCACCTGATGTCCCAAGTTCGACTCCTTTCTCCCCGATTATCGATTGtatcaaaacaaataaaacaggCTTTACAAATTCCAGCAGGCATAGGGCAACGTATGCATAGACCAATCACTTATTAAGGAACAAACATTATTGCCATCATTTTCAAGGATCTCCCCAAGATTTGGGAGCTTTCTATCTTGTCTATGCCCACAGCTTAGGAGGTTTATCCATATGTGACTGTAATTTTCCCCAAATACAGAATTCTCCAATGCTACTTCCGGTTATAAAACTTATTCTTTTCGCCTCTTCCTTTTACTAAGTCCACCGGATCCTGACATGGTTTAAAATAATACATATGGCCTGGAatacttgggagcagcctctccataaatgggggtaaggctagccgacattcacctctcccagaccctgcgtaaagcgggagccttgtgcactgggtacgaccttttatatGGCCTGGAATAGTTAGCGCTTTAGCAGGGGTAAATTCTGTTAATCAATTAAGCTAATAGCCGACCTGCGTAGGTGATGCTGTCATGGACAATTAATTTATCCAGGCTCTAAAATGCATAAGAGCAAGAGAACATGTATAGGATATACCACCGGTATGGAGACAATCTTGGAACTAAATGGACTGCGGCCAACAACTccaaaagaacaaaacaaaatatgttTGCAGGGTGCAATGCACAGCTCAATAAGGATCAGATATCTCAAAACTAATCTGATGTATactatgtaaaaaaaattggagTGACATGATTTTGTACACAAAAATGTTCACTTTCGTTGTCCCGAAGCTGTTCAAATGCATGTTCATATGTGCTTCA
Proteins encoded in this window:
- the LOC126597034 gene encoding protein HHL1, chloroplastic isoform X2, with translation MEVGLSLNAAVRLPLSSSRTHEDGLVRHSLVSTKTTTQKAAEQRQVRRALVVESKGKRGMMARQFQPKRPPPPAMPKIEDDGNPRFVVFIRMANVYLWYPLSVISGGTTAKIMIAAKDNFLGKYIYKDTLARNLAAVIYRDEKEIQKTAFKQYRVLRSATDFRYGYKIVENGNMRAALSTSDVIELPTKDKLKTTFDKVKDFFGDAKESFGKLTTLNLSESQESEGKTEEQGKVKS
- the LOC126597034 gene encoding protein HHL1, chloroplastic isoform X1 — protein: MEVGLSLNAAVRLPLSSSRTHEDGLVRHSLVSTKTTTQKAAEQRQVRRALVVESKGKRGMMARQFQPKRPPPPAMPKIEDDGNPRFVVFIRMANVYLWYPLSVISGGTTAKIMIAAKDNFLGKYIYKDTLARNLAAVIYRDEKEIQKTAFKQYRVLRSATDFRYGYKIVENGNMRAALSTSDVIELPTKDKLKTTFDKVKDFFGDAKESFGKLTTLNLSESQESEGKTEEQGKQHSNLRLPASVPFPLT
- the LOC126595676 gene encoding GRAS family protein RAD1-like isoform X2; translated protein: MASDLYVQPEFCGEITSNEVIGFDLNLSSMSCLPYPSLSALEDDSANWVIPFVDKTRNHKRLKQEHDANYGFKVGTNYYSFYTGSDSNMCTSGFTSLPTIRFREHISAHKRRYLAAEAMEEAFATLMRDKEDESEEGGGSEDEMKLVQQLIACAEAVACRDKAHASALLFELRANAQAFGTSFQRVSSCFVQGLADRLALVQPLGAGGVIDLNVKSKPFSAEKDEALHLVYEICPQIQFGHFLANASILEAFEGGSSVHVIDLGMTLGLQHGYQWRDLIDRLANRPGQPLHRLRITGVGSSSERLQAIGDDLKLHAQSMKINLDFSEVESNLENLKPQDFHLVDGEILIINSILQLHCLVKESRGTLNSALQTLHELSPKLMVLVEQDTSHNGPFFLGRFMEALHNYSAIFDSLDAMLPKYDTRRVKMEQFYFGEEIKNIVSCEGPARVERHERVDQWRRRMRRAGFQPAPLRTMAQAVKWLETNACEGYTVVEDKGCLVLGWKSKPIIATSCWK
- the LOC126595676 gene encoding GRAS family protein RAD1-like isoform X1, which translates into the protein MPAGICKACFICFDTIDNRGERSRTWDIRCKTQYLLVYHLSYKSLAYKKVASTYTSHISHIVYISPQGDSIGQASNTLESYTMASDLYVQPEFCGEITSNEVIGFDLNLSSMSCLPYPSLSALEDDSANWVIPFVDKTRNHKRLKQEHDANYGFKVGTNYYSFYTGSDSNMCTSGFTSLPTIRFREHISAHKRRYLAAEAMEEAFATLMRDKEDESEEGGGSEDEMKLVQQLIACAEAVACRDKAHASALLFELRANAQAFGTSFQRVSSCFVQGLADRLALVQPLGAGGVIDLNVKSKPFSAEKDEALHLVYEICPQIQFGHFLANASILEAFEGGSSVHVIDLGMTLGLQHGYQWRDLIDRLANRPGQPLHRLRITGVGSSSERLQAIGDDLKLHAQSMKINLDFSEVESNLENLKPQDFHLVDGEILIINSILQLHCLVKESRGTLNSALQTLHELSPKLMVLVEQDTSHNGPFFLGRFMEALHNYSAIFDSLDAMLPKYDTRRVKMEQFYFGEEIKNIVSCEGPARVERHERVDQWRRRMRRAGFQPAPLRTMAQAVKWLETNACEGYTVVEDKGCLVLGWKSKPIIATSCWK
- the LOC126597035 gene encoding small heat shock protein, chloroplastic-like encodes the protein MAQAVSNVSPFFPLSSVKTRNVRYPVFSKQINGGGCFSHISKNSLKAMAGDARDNLDHMQRATKLQQQQAQPRKRAAPAPPIGLWDRFPTAKTVQQMMETMEGLMDDPFAYSGGYRTPVPSETGGYSRGRAPWEIKEGEDAYKVRFDMPGMTKEDVKVWVEEKMLVVKAEKAVKKTENGAVVEENGEEWSAKSYGRYSSRIALPENIQFEKIKAEVKDGVLYITIPKASMTSKILDINVC